From the Gadus chalcogrammus isolate NIFS_2021 chromosome 18, NIFS_Gcha_1.0, whole genome shotgun sequence genome, the window CTCCGACTTAAAAGTTGTGCTCACGCTAGGCTTTTGGCCGGGAAGACAACCTTTTTTATTCAGTTTACGCACAGCAAAAGTTTTACTGACACAGTATACCACTATAATATACCTACTATAGACTAAACCGATATAGGTCACCCGAGACCTCCAACATTCTCTGAGGTGGGTGTGATGAtacttttatatttatttgtgatAATTTATTTGATAAAGATTTTGATTATAGTGGCAATTGTTTAGGCCTTTTGCTATTGCCTCAAATGCTCAACATGCGTCTATATTGTATGTTTTAGTACTTTCAAATAAGATAAACTCAAACAACCTTACTTTCGACAAAACAAGGACCTAAAATCGCATGGATTAGTCGCGACTAATCCATAaaatacatgaacacaaacaaggcTAGCATGGTTCTTTTACCTTCACAAGTCTCCACATAGTCTGTGACAGAGCTTGCTCTGCCTGCCCACCTGTCTGGCGGTGTGCGGAGCGTCTCCCACTGCGGGCGCGTCGGGCAAGGActgagtgggggggaggagtcacGAAGATCCTCCTGCATGCCTATTGGCTGGCACTAACGACACCGTAGGACACGCAGCTTATCACACAGCTGATTTATTCACATACGGttgcatatacatatacattatgTTTCCATGTTTCTATTCTGGGAAAAGCAACGTATAGCAGACAAAGCTTTGCATCGGAAGAAGTTATCCAACAGTCGGATAACTAAAAGGGTTCATAAAAgggttcttttttttcttcaaataacataaattatgtaaaaacatatttaacaGCCTCAAAAAgattgaatgaaaaaaaacatcggTGATGTTTTACATTACTTTACATTAGATTCATGTGTTTCATTAAAAAGTGATAAAAACTAATGTTCTCTGGAGCGAGAGAAGGGGACCGTTGGACATCGAGGTGCTCCGTGTCCAAATGGGGCGTTTTGGCTGTACCGGGTGGGGGTTCTAAAGTAAACATTCACAGCAttgtctccagctcctccaggtgTCCTTCCTGAGGTCCTCCAGGGGTCTCTCCCCCGGGGCCCCCATCACACCACACCGAACCCCCCCGTCCAGAGCCTGTGCCTGGGGGGCTGGGCGTCGGGAGAGCGTCGCGGGTCTCCATGAGGTCACTGGAGGCGTAGCACGGAGGACTGTTTCTGATCGGGTGCATGGAAGGCGGGGCCACCGGCAAGACTCCGCCCCTCGAGGTGACGGCAGAGGAGCTGACGCTGTTATTGGTGGTCAGGTTGCCGTAATACGAACTGACTCCGCCCCCACTGCTGGTCATCCTGGACTTCTGTCTGAGGTCCGACACTAAACTCCGTCTTAGCCACGCCTTCTTTACCTCAGCCTGCACCTGATAAGAGGGGAAAGAGTGAGTGTAGTACATATCAAATTATATTAAATGAAGCATATCAGATTAGATATCCTATTAGATATCCTATTAGTACATCCGATACATTTTGCTATCAGATCAGATATCAGATTCTATATCCGATTGGATATCAGATAATATTAGATATCAGAACAGATTAGCTATCCGATAAAAAACTTCAATTCAGATTGTATGTTAAATCAGATTGGGTAAAATCAGTACAAACATCAGTTAAAATATCGGATCACAGATCAATACCTCTCCGTTGCAGAAACAGTAGATGAAAGCCACAACAAATCCCTGCAAAATGaaaatacacacaagcacacatgaaaacacacacatactcacacacacaaacacacacacacacacacgcaaacacacactgcatatATGGTTGATATGTGTTTATTGATCTATGCTTATAATAATATGATTACATGTATGGATACatatgcattgaaatgtataagGTGCTTAACGTACATACaagagtgtgtgtatacattgcgcgcgtgtgtgtgtgtattatgtgttaCCTGAAAGGAGTTGAAAAACATCTCGTAGTGCATCTGGACCTGCCAGAGGAGGCCAGAGACGTCAGTGTATGGAATAGCCATGAAGAGCATGTAGTGAACTCCAAACAGAGGCATCAGGACAAGGGTGGACTTCAGCAACTTCCTGGAACCAGAGGAATACCATGCAGTGAGCTCTGAACACAATGAGGCCTCCGGTGAACTCTAAACACTGTTGACACTATGTAGTGAACCCTTAACACTATGAGCACTCCGAATAGTCTGAAGACTGTGTAGTGAACTCTAAACACTTTGAATACCAGTGCACTCCAAATGCTCTAAGGACTATGTGGTGAACTCAAAACACTAAAGCAACAATATttggtgaactctgaacactaGAAACACTGGCGAGCCCTTTGGCACAATGATCACTATGTGGTGAACTCTGACCCCTAGGAACACTATCGGGTTAACTCTGGGAACACAACATGGCAAAGCATACCTGTAGGTTACCTGTGCTACTGGGTCACCTGAAATACTGGGTTGTAGGTTACCTGTCCTATAGGTTACCTACCTGTACTGCTGCCTTGGGTCTAACTTGCCAGTGTTCGTTTCCCACAGCTTGGAGGCCAGGACTCGTATGatgttgaggaagaggaagaagttcACCTGCAGAATGGATTAGAGCAACATCCTTCAGGATAGGGTCAACAGTACAACCTAAATAAGAACTCCTTGATGTAGACGTAACTTACATCAATGTGAAGGGTGTGTAGGTACAGCATCAACATCACATTTAAAGTCTCACCCTCTACAGTACTCTACACACTACAGTGATATGGAGCACATCATATAATGACATGGCTTACATCCTACAAGGATATATAATGATATGGGGTACACTATAATGATATGGTGAACCTGCTATATTGATATGGTATTAGTAATATAATGGTATGGGGTACATACTATAATGATATGGTGAACCTGCTATATTGATATGGTATTAGTAATATAATGATATGGGGTACATACTATAATGGCTGCCAAGATAGGAACCTGATAAATCCATTTCAGATTTCCTGCACTGATGTCCCAGCATCTGAAACAGAAGATCCAAcgcaatgtttgtgtgtccattatgaacacaatacacacacgcacgcacgcacacacacacacacgcacgcacgcatgggtCCACGCACTGCTCATGGGTATTTTCTTAACTCGAAGTTATCCTGAGGGCAGAAACAAACTCAACAATGGAACAATTTCCATACCCAACctcattaaaggttgggtatggaattctcttttttggccatttttgcaaaattacttgaaatccttatcataacccacttacagccactgagttagaagtactgacatgaacattaaacaagtcaatcatctgtggaacggccagggctcgaaaaactccagccaataaTTTCCAGACCcacgagtggcattggacagtaagtacgtcaatgcAAGTTTGCACAAAtgcactcatacaaacacacacacagtcccactttcacacacatgaaaacacaaagATAACCCTCACATAAATACAACACACATGACACAGACAATAAAGACAAAACACATGGCAcagacaacacaaacataaagacaacacacacacatggatatacTGACTGTGTGTCCGCTAGTGAGGCTCGGACACTGACCCAGACGGAGACAAAGACAGCTGGtacccctgggggggggggggggggagggagggagagagagagagagagagagagagaggagagagagagagagagagagagagagagagagagagagagagagagagagagagagagagagagagagaaaattagGTGAAgttagatagatggatggaaagattgatagatggatagatgtaTTGTAAAGATGAACTTCATTACGTTACTGCAATCTATCGTATAGATTAACCACATGTAACGACAGCGTAGGAGACAGATGAATTACCCCAGCCGATAATGCTGAGGGTACACAGGTAGCTTCTGTCGGAGAGGAAGGCCATGAAGATCAGGCTGTGCAGGTACACGCCCTCCACCAGGATCCAGTAATGGTTGGTTGCCAGGAAGTACAGGAACAGGGTAACAGCCAGCTTACAGCCAAACTGtcggatagatagatagcaaaGGAGCAGCAAACATGGCTCACTCTGATAACATCagcacccctcacacacacacgcacaaatacacgcaaacacaaacacacacactggtgacaCACATGACCCCATGCAGGTCACGTGTGTCTGTAGAGCTGTGCAGGTTGGACTGCTCAGCTCTACAGACTGTGAGCCGGTGATGGTGTCGATCGCCAACATATCTGAGAGGCGCCAAAGACTGGCTTGCACCACGAACAAGCGTCTCCCCTGGATGAAATGCCATTACGTTTACATTTCTCAACCGTCTCATAAGTCGTTTTAATGTCAATATTAAATCATACAATATGTATCTATAATAAATTTGATTATATAATTTATAGGCCAACTGGAAGTGGATATGGATCAGATGATATTTAGAAAATACAGAATAGTGCTTGCGGAACTGAAAATGCCATTTTCAAGGGATAGTTATTCTAATCATGCTCCAGCCTTTTGTAATGCTCAAAAGCTCTCTATTGTATTGGCTTGAAATATATAAATGCAATAAATACATGTCCATCACTTTgggcaggggttctcaaattaTATGAGGCAAGGGACCCCCCCATAGGGCAGAATTATTTTCAAGGACCCCCTCATAACCACAGCACAAATGTAATCATATAGGCTCATGTGCATTTGTTCTGTTAGATGCTTTTGAACTCAATCATTCAGTGCTAATACCACAATAGTGTTAAATAAGCATTTTATTGCACGTGGACCCCACTTTGAGGGCCACTGACTTAGGGCTTTGGCGCCTCGGGGTGTCGAcataagggttaggggttaacaGTTGAGTCTCTACCAGCTGAGGTGGGTGTCCGGTGAGCTGCCATCCTGCCTGGTCGTCTTCTGTCATCGAGTGGAGAACGGCGTCCTTCACAAAGATGCTCACAGCTCGACAtatgaaggagaggaagaggtggatgtggatgtgaTTCCGTGTGCAGTGAAGACGCCTGCAGGATGTCAGCGGAAACACAAAGAACAATGTAAAGATATGAACTCTTCACAGTAGGAACGTTATTTAGTGAATGGAGAACATGCTATTGTGTATAAAtataacctatatatatatatatatatatatatatagatctgaCTCAGTGTTATTCTGAGCACCTGAGAATAATTGAGGTCAACAACGTACTTGAAGTAGCATAAGGTGAAGACAGCGACGAGCAGACACAGCAGGGAGATGGAGTAGCCCACTGTGTACATCATGTGGAGCCTTCTAAACACCTTTAGACATTTAGACATCAGACCTAAACACCTTTAGAGATCAGACCTAAACACCTTTAGACACCAGCCCTAAACACCTTTAGGCAGTTAGAAATCTGACCTAAACATCTCCAGACAGTTATATATCTGACCTAAACACGTTTAGAAAGTTAGGCATCAAACTTAAACACCAAAAGACATAAACCCCTTTGGGCTTCAGACCTAAACACCATTAGACATCCAACCTAAACACCTTCAGACTGTTAGAAATGCATACTATTAAACAAGCTGCAACAATCAGAAACCTCCGCTTGGCTGCTGTAGTCGGCGTTGAGGGAAGTGCACTCCGTGTAGTTGGCCCATGTGCGGTTCAGGGCATTGGCCTGCTCCCAGGCCCCAGAGATGTCACATTGCCGATGAACCCGACCTGTGACCAAGAAAGTTCTCAGTGTTGACCACTGACTTAATACCATATTGAATACACCTAATAGTGTAAGgaatacaacaaaaacaatagtAAATAGACAAAACACGATAGAAGATACACTTTATATTGTAGTAAATACACAGAATAGTATAAGAATaaacaacatgcacacacaggatAATCAATAATAATGCAGTAAGTTGATATTTACATTCAAGAATTTCAAGACTCTTTTTTTCCCCACAATGAAAGCACACAATCCCAACTGGAGTATCAACCAGAAATAAACTATTAAGTGTCCCACTGCCAATGCAGGCACTGTCTATTATAGAGAAGACTGTCGCTATACCTTTGTGGTTGAAGTCATAGATGTACTCTGGACAGGGTATGGACACCCAGTCTCCGGCTCCGCCACTGGGCCAGCAGACGATACCGTCCCACTCAGGAACACACTCGCCTGCTAGGGTTACACTAGGGTTACACTAGGGTCACACTAGGGTTACACTAGTGAAACACTAGGGATGTGCGAGGGTTAGATCAGGGTTACAGGTTAGATTTGGGTTGGAATAGGGTTATGAGTTAGACTACTGTTAGCCATTAGGGGTGGACTAGGATGGGATAGAGTAAGGGGTTAGACTCGTGTTAGACTAGGGTTAGGATTTAGACTAGGGTAAGAATATATTTAGGGGATAGAATAGCATTGGATATGATTGTTGTTTAGACGACGCATAAAAGAGATAGGGGTTTGACTAGGGTAAGACCAGAGTAATATAGTATTAAGGGTTAGACTAGGATTAGAAAAGAGTGAGACTAGGATTAGGGTTTAGATAAGGGTTGGACTAGGATTAAGTGTTAGATTCGAGTTAGGGCTAGACAAGTGCTAGAGGTTATACAAGGGTTAGACTAACGTGATGGGTGAACTACCCTGTTGGGGAGAGGAGTTACACTAGGTTTAAAAACTGTAATTCAATgcagaaaaaaaattatagatcAAAAACATTATACACTGGGCTTATTCCCCAGCAGGGGATAGTGGTTGTACTGGCCAATTTCCAGTCTCCACCAGTAGAATACATTGGCTGTATATAGAAGCTCCAAATATGTCTGGTAGATGACATTGCATGAGCCGGGCAGCTTCTAGTATATTCAGGACAAGTCTCTGCTTGTATTGGGCAAAAGTTTTTCCACCATTGAGATGTGTTGCATTTCACGCacctttgattgacaggcaagatcaCGTAAGCTAAGCCCCGATTGGTCGGAAattgtccgggagcgttctttAAATCAAACTTGACTCCTTTTTTGGAGTCACCTTTCCATCACTCAGAGCTGACAGAAGGCCATGCCATTTGTAcaaaattacactcaaataaaaGCTCTGGAAATATACAAGAAATTCTTAAGGAGAATGGAAAATGTTGAGGACTTCTTAAGGAAACTTCTTGTTAATTATCCTAGGAAGATCCCAGGATCGGGCTCCTGGTCTCCAGCACTCTGCATAATATCCAAAGACAATCAACAACTGATCATGCATACGTGTCATGTGAGGAACATTAAATGTAAAGGATATTAAAAAGGTTGTTTATCTGTCTTGTGAATGTCAGAGACCTCTAGTCCAGGCTGATATCATTGTCTCTTTGACAGCCAAATTTCCTCTCAGGGCTAAATTGAGCAACAGCCTCACGGATGAGGGAGATTGCAACATAACGTATTCCACTTTTAATTTCACTCTTACACTACTGTGTCTAGTACAGGATTGGTTTCCTTTCACACTCTTTGGagtagaaagaaatgtaaaaaacctTTTATGAGGGCCATCTGATTCCGGATGCTGCGATCACACGCGTCCTGAGCACCAATCAGAAGGTAGATCTGCTCTTCTCTTGTGATCACATCGTCAGAGTCTATCTGAGAATGACATTTATAttggaaaaagaaaataattaatgGATACATTAGTCATCATGGGTGGGGAGATGGGCTCCGCGATGGGAATTGAAGACAGCGCGTTAACAAGCAAACAACAACACTGTCGTGAGGTACCCCGGCGACAACACGTTGTAACGAGCTGTCAACACTCATCTGCTCTGCGTTTTACTAATCCAACATCATTCACGTGTCAGAGCGTGTTTTTATAAATAGCAGCCAACCGCACTGCCGTCCAGAGACATGTGGTCAGCGTTCGGGTTAGGCTGTTGATTTGAAGTGATTCTTCAACCACAGCCCAGGACATGAGCCCCCTCCCAAGGGTCCAATTTGGTGTCTTGGGGAGTCGTGAAATAGTTGTACATGGATGCAGAATGTAACGCTGCCATGCCAGGCCTTCtccagaggggtgtgtgtgggggggggggggggacacggctGGCCCCCTGCCTGCATGCAGTTTGCTTTCTCCGTAGACCGCTGAACAATTGTTGTAAATCGAATCCCGTTTTCTTCCCCACGGGCCTATTTTTCTAGAACTGTTCCCTCTTACCGTCCACAATTGGTCATGCTTGCGTGTCAATCAAGATCTCTTCCTGACAAGTGAGGGCTTCTTGATGTGAATGAATTTGTTCTATTACCTCATTGGCCCACCCAGTAGTAAAGCTAACATTAGGTCCCCATTGGAACTGACACAGTGTTAGAGCTAAAGGCACTACTGACTCGTTTCTGCCCACACAGAGAGTGGTCAGAGCAACACCGGACAACTCAACTGACTCAGTGTCAGAGATAAACCAGACCCCATAGACGTGACTCCTTCATCATGCAAACCTCCCAATGTATTCTATGGATTTAAAATGAGCCTAAATGTAATCATTGTTTATCAATACAGACTTTTGTGCTCTCCTTCCAGAATTAATAGATTCtagataaataaatactgtGACAGCATAGCGCGCTCAGACAGGCCCATTCATTCGTTTCACTCAGTGGGCtgtaggtcagaggtcagaggtcgatGTGTATTCTCCTGTGGAAAACTGAGATCAGGTTAGAGCTGCCCTGAGGGTCAGGCAAACCTTGCTCTTAACCCTGGTCCACCAACGACGGACAAGCCCTGACAAAAAGGAGAAAACTTACCTTGAAGCTGCATTGGGTTGTTGCTAAATAGCCTaatattttgtgtatttctggTGTTACCTGTTATCATTATTACTCAGCTGGTCGGTTAATACTACTTTGGATCATCCAATTGCATGATTGATTTCATTTTGGATATTCTTTGTTGTAATTCAACCATTACGGTGTTCGACAACTTCTGATTttgctattgcttttatacctCCCCACACTACTGCCCCTACTGCACATTTAGCATCCTGCAGAATTGGGCCTCAAATGGCGATATAAATACACCTGATTCAGCGATTAGACCATGTATAAAACTTATTTTGCAGGTGGAACATGATGACATATTTGTTATATttaaacaataaataacagATGTGATTTTACTTGAAATGTCCTTCATATGTCACATGTCAACTATCCCAAAACACGAATCTGAATAACCTCATCAGCCATCCATTGAAGACAGCCAATGAAGCAGGCTTCTACTCACCAGTGCAGTCACAGTCTTCAGGGAGAGCTGGTGCAAAAGGAGGATGCAGATCCAGACAGAAATCATGACTGTTTCCATCCCTCTATCTGGTTACCATAACTACCCAGATACCTGTAAAAGCTTTGATACCATAGCTGTTCTGCCTGCTACATCTTCATGTCTTGCATCTGAAGAACCACCACGTATGACCCCGCCTCCAGCCCTGCTGGGTAGCTGGGGGTGTGGTCTGCTTTGGGAGGAGTTTCAGAAAGGAGGAGACCCACGGCTGAGGCTTTCATTCACATATTGTACTATTCTCAAGACCATGCTGTGTTCTAACAATGCTCAGGAATCTGATTGTATTTTAGGCTTTACTTTGCTGTTTCAATGTTGTTACACTGGGAATAGACGAGACCACAAAACGAAAAATGAATAGCCCACACTTCATGGCTAATAAACACATAGACTGAAGTTTTGCATGTTAAAAACAAgggtgtaaaaaaaaagagagaaacggTTGACCCTGTATTAATCAGTTAAATGAAATATGATATAGAGTGAAGGAAAATATAAAGCCTGTCTAAGCTAGAATAAGGTTAGAATTTAACAAAGGAAACATTTGGGTACTTTCTGCTGGAGGTGATAGAAAGGGGATTATTTTAAACCTCAGCTCCCCCTCCTGACCAGTGGATGGCGGTAGTGCACCCCAAAGGTATGTGTGGCCGCCGTTAAAATCACAAAGAAGATTCATTTCGAAGTGTTTCTTCCCTCAAGGACGGctggatgtttgtttttttattgactaTAGATTATAAGTCCATGATGTCCCCATACTAAGGTAGTACCTCTTCTCACCCCAGCCCATCACGCTATTGTTAGTTATGTATTGGTTCTCCTAGCGCTATATAGAGTGCAGAACTGTATTTTGCATTGCATAGATTACTGACAGGTGAGCTGTCAGTACACAACACCAAATGGTGTCAGTTCTATATAGATCTCTTAAGACAACCTGACTGAGCTGTTTGTGAGTTGAACCTTAAAATGATCTTGTAAATGCAAGTGCATGCGATTATTACAGTGATAAGTGTAAGATAAACAATGCACCTCACTAGCAAAGTACAAaaacattctgtgtgtgtgtgtgtgtgtgtgtgtgtgtgtgtgtgtgtgtgtgtgtgtgtgtgtgtgtgtgtgtgtgtgtgtgtgtgtgtgtgtgtgtgtgtgtgtgttttaatgtgtgtccATTGTATTTTGCATTGTTAGGGGCATGGCAGGAGGAATCGTGCTGAGAGGGATAGCCCACGCAGCTCCAAGAAACCTTTCCTTCACCTGCTCATCGACCGAACTGAGGCGGATACTTCTTTCTGGTCCTGTGGACCAGCTGGCCAGATCCCCAACTACAAGTGTATCAGCTAGTGTACCAGCTACTAGTGTACCAGCTACAAGTGTACCAGCTAGTGTACCAGCTACAAGTGTACCAGCTAGTGTACCAGCTAGTGTCCTAGCTAGAAGGACACCGGCTACAAGTATACCAGCTGCTAGTGTCCTAGTTAGATGTGTACTAGCAAGAAGTGTACTAGCAAGAAGTGTACCACTAACAAGTGTCCTAGCTAGTGCCCTAGCTAGGAGTGTACCAGTTAGAAGGCTCCACTTGGACACCTCACATTGTGCGGGACATAACAAGTGGTCCAAGGTGAAACACATCAAAGGACCGAGGGATGAAGCCCGTGGCAAAATGTTTATGAAGTATGGCATGATGATCAGAATAGCAGTGAAAGGTAAGTGCATCATATTCATGTTACGGCGCTTATAAAATccctgaatgtgtttgtgtgccgtcGTTTCATCTAAACCCCCCGCCGTGTGttgcagagggggggcccaacCCGGACTTTAACGCCACTTTAGCCCAAATATTGGAGCAGTGTCGGGGTCACAACATGCCCAAGGCCTCCATCGACGCCGCCATCAAGAACGCGGTAGGTTAGACGGTATTATCACCTGGTGTACACATGTCGTCGACACTTATCAACTCTAAATACTGAACCATCTATAATAATGTCAATAATGGAGCCTTGAAACGTACTGATGTCCATCGATTTGAAAGGATTTATATTACGGTTTATATGTTGATTCAGGTGTTATTGCTTTAGACACTGATGTTTAATCTCGTGTTCTATGTTAAATAATCGCTTCAGCACAATTCCCCGGCTCTTTGTTGGGACGCTGTGGAACAGGCGCGTTCCTCTATAAGACTTCTCTTTTCCCTGACAGGAGAAGGCTAAGACCGGCACCCAGCACACGTACGAAGCCCGGGGACCGGGGGGCTTTGCGTTGCTCATCGAGGTCCTGACCGACAACAACACTCGCACCAACCAGGAAATCAAACACCTGCTGAAAACAAACGGGTCACTTTTACTATTTATTATTACTGCTGCTGTAGACGTACTGTCATGTATTTCAGAAGAGAGTGAGATTACCACCTAAATACTACTGTAGAGGTGTTAAGATTCAAGGGAGGGCTGAGACTGAGATTCTGTTCCTGTCCACAGGGGGGTGCTGTCGGACGGGGCCCGTCACACTTTTGACAGGAAAGGAGTGGTCGTGGCCGAGGCCGGAAGCGTCTCCCTCGAAGAGGCCCTGGAGCTGGCCATCGAAGCGGGGGCAGAAGATGTCcgggagatggaggaagaggaggagag encodes:
- the LOC130371914 gene encoding parathyroid hormone/parathyroid hormone-related peptide receptor-like, producing METVMISVWICILLLHQLSLKTVTALIDSDDVITREEQIYLLIGAQDACDRSIRNQMALIKAGECVPEWDGIVCWPSGGAGDWVSIPCPEYIYDFNHKGRVHRQCDISGAWEQANALNRTWANYTECTSLNADYSSQAEVFRRLHMMYTVGYSISLLCLLVAVFTLCYFKRLHCTRNHIHIHLFLSFICRAVSIFVKDAVLHSMTEDDQAGWQLTGHPPQLFGCKLAVTLFLYFLATNHYWILVEGVYLHSLIFMAFLSDRSYLCTLSIIGWGVPAVFVSVWVSVRASLADTQCWDISAGNLKWIYQVPILAAIIVNFFLFLNIIRVLASKLWETNTGKLDPRQQYRKLLKSTLVLMPLFGVHYMLFMAIPYTDVSGLLWQVQMHYEMFFNSFQGFVVAFIYCFCNGEVQAEVKKAWLRRSLVSDLRQKSRMTSSGGGVSSYYGNLTTNNSVSSSAVTSRGGVLPVAPPSMHPIRNSPPCYASSDLMETRDALPTPSPPGTGSGRGGSVWCDGGPGGETPGGPQEGHLEELETML
- the LOC130371924 gene encoding translational activator of cytochrome c oxidase 1-like, with product MAGGIVLRGIAHAAPRNLSFTCSSTELRRILLSGPVDQLARSPTTSVSASVPATSVPATSVPASVPATSVPASVPASVLARRTPATSIPAASVLVRCVLARSVLARSVPLTSVLASALARSVPVRRLHLDTSHCAGHNKWSKVKHIKGPRDEARGKMFMKYGMMIRIAVKEGGPNPDFNATLAQILEQCRGHNMPKASIDAAIKNAEKAKTGTQHTYEARGPGGFALLIEVLTDNNTRTNQEIKHLLKTNGGVLSDGARHTFDRKGVVVAEAGSVSLEEALELAIEAGAEDVREMEEEEERPMLQFICSQAELSSVRAWLESRGGIHIVSSGLEFVSHTPLLLERSQLEAASVLLEALNDCPDVLRVWDNIQAEH